From the genome of Candidatus Neomarinimicrobiota bacterium:
CCTCGATTGCGGCAGGGGCCTTTCTCATGGGAGCCGATTTGTCACGGGATTACATTACCGCAGAGAAGGGCATCTTTATCCAGGACGAATTCCCTGCCCGGCAAGTGAAGATCACCCGCAGCTTCGAGATTTCGAAGTATGAGATTACCAATGCTCAGTACGAAAATTACGATCCCGCCCATGCGGCTTGGCGCGGTAAAGCCGCTGGTATTTCGACAAAAAACAGCGACGCCGTGGTCTTTGTCAATTGGAATGAGGCAGTCAGCTTCTGTGAATGGTTCTCCGCGAGGGATGACCAATACGATTACCGCCTGCCGACCGAAGCTGAGTGGGAGTACGCTTGTCGCGCCGGGACAAGGACCCCGTTCAACGACGGAGTAGCCGGTGATATCTACGCGCTGAACCCACTCGGCTCCCTGGCGGGCGAATGGCGAATTATCACCAATTGGTTTACGACACGTGGTAACCGCAATACGGAGAAGATCGCTCACAGCTCTCCCGATGCAGTGGACCTGGCCGTTCGCCGGCAGGGACCTAACGCTTGGGGGCTGTTCAATATGCACGGCGGAGTGGAGGAATGGACACAGGACTGGTACGGCCCCTATGTCGAGACCGATCGGGAGAATCCCGTCGGTTATACCAGCGGAATTGCCAAGGTCGTTCGTGGAGGCAGTCACAATGTACATCTGCAGACGCTCCGGTCCGCCAACAGATCAGCGGCTATCCCAACCGATAAGCATTTCCTGCTTGGATTTCGGGTAGTGCGCGTGCCAAAGGGGCAGACACTGCCGGAAGCAACGTTACAGCAGCCCATTAAGGCGTGGGCCAGGAGTGTCACGCAGAAGGTGTATTCGTGGCCCTCAGACAGTAAAGACCCATTCTTTCAGGGGCCGGTTTCTCTATACGACATGCGCACCGCATATAACACACCCGGATTGGCGGCGCAGTTCGATATCCCGCTCTATACTCACCAACACTCACCGGCGCTAACCTGGTCCGCAAATGGCGATCTGTTGCTGGCCTGGTTCTCCGGCGAAAGCGAAAAGGGACAGGAACTGACCATACTCGAATTGCGCGGCCGGCGCCGGCCAGATGGTTCATTGGTTTGGGATACCGAAGTCTCTGAATTCTTTAAAGTAGCGGATCGTAATATGCACGGGGTGCAGTTGTGGAACAACGCGACCCGGATCGCACATGGATTCAACGAGCCCTTCACGCTCTATCACATCAATGGTATCTGCACCGACGGTAAATGGTCTAAGCTGGCGATGTCCTTTCGCAAGAGCACCGACAACGGGGTCACCTGGACCCAACCGGTGATGATGAAGCAGGACTCCGATGCCCTGCACCTGGATTCTAACCGTAACCAACCCCAGGGAGACGTTACGGTGACGTCGGACGGCGCTTTTCTATCCTTTTCGGACGGCTCGGCTATCGGCGGCTCCGGGTCGTCCATTAACTACAGCAGTGACGCTGGCGAAACATGGGCAGTGCGCGGCCTGCATGGGCCTCCCGGAATCCATGTAGGCAGCGTCGAATTAAATGATGGCCGGATCCTCGCGTTCTCCCGCGACAAGGGCGCAACGTTTGGGACACTGCCCCAGAGCCTGTCGCCCGATCAGGGAAAGACATGGTCCTTCAGCAAAACTGAGTTTCCCCCCATAGGAACGGTCCAGCGTCT
Proteins encoded in this window:
- a CDS encoding SUMF1/EgtB/PvdO family nonheme iron enzyme, with the translated sequence SIAAGAFLMGADLSRDYITAEKGIFIQDEFPARQVKITRSFEISKYEITNAQYENYDPAHAAWRGKAAGISTKNSDAVVFVNWNEAVSFCEWFSARDDQYDYRLPTEAEWEYACRAGTRTPFNDGVAGDIYALNPLGSLAGEWRIITNWFTTRGNRNTEKIAHSSPDAVDLAVRRQGPNAWGLFNMHGGVEEWTQDWYGPYVETDRENPVGYTSGIAKVVRGGSHNVHLQTLRSANRSAAIPTDKHFLLGFRVVRVPKGQTLPEATLQQPIKAWARSVTQKVYSWPSDSKDPFFQGPVSLYDMRTAYNTPGLAAQFDIPLYTHQHSPALTWSANGDLLLAWFSGESEKGQELTILELRGRRRPDGSLVWDTEVSEFFKVADRNMHGVQLWNNATRIAHGFNEPFTLYHINGICTDGKWSKLAMSFRKSTDNGVTWTQPVMMKQDSDALHLDSNRNQPQGDVTVTSDGAFLSFSDGSAIGGSGSSINYSSDAGETWAVRGLHGPPGIHVGSVELNDGRILAFSRDKGATFGTLPQSLSPDQGKTWSFSKTEFPPIGTVQRLSLLRLEYSQPSLDPGKLGQKPILLISIAPEGMKGKDANGHETQIYGTFAAISWDEGQTWPVKRVLSDVKSGSQSHVMGPWNTTFTIDSTHGQPKSYWAATQTPDGIIHLSDGRLYYAFNLAWLRGASAQTSD